A stretch of Fusarium poae strain DAOMC 252244 chromosome 2, whole genome shotgun sequence DNA encodes these proteins:
- a CDS encoding hypothetical protein (TransMembrane:1 (o185-210i)) produces MTRATFEQSSIQLGPRAISTELSTCGYLNGDPDKERTADSGFNCRVDTRHGLWGFCPTTVLTASDCGLAGHCIDRGSCSTGCGIADEGLTTFTCGKGSFCSTAILTFGIDQEYMYLACNKYATVEHYLVTPVLAVTTATTKTEQTSQEPTSTTVSSDESSTTIELAEQTSTQTTSSSSGEKSLELGPVIGGAVGGLIIICATVIGGIYLLRRNRRREDKEDFPKADSAKTFWAKNGDNVPQELQSGWILAEMPAEQKARGPVELAA; encoded by the exons ATGACCAGAGCTACTTTTGAGCAGTCGAGTATTCAACTTGGACCACGAGCCATCAGCACCGAGTTGTCAACATGCGGTTATCTAAACGGCGATCCAGACAAAGAGAGAACTGCTGACTCTGGATTTAACTGTCGTGTTGATACAAGGCATGGTCTATGGGGATTCTGCCCAACAACCGTACTGACCGCTTCAGATTGCGGACTGGCTGGGCACTGCATCGATCGAGGCTCATGTTCGACTGGCTGTGGTATAGCTGATGAAGGTCTGACTACGTTTACCTG TGGGAAGGGATCGTTCTGTTCTACAGCGATTCTAACGTTCGGGATAGACCAAGAATATATGTACCTTGCCTGCAATAAGTATGCTACAGTTGAGCATTATCTAGTTACCCCAGTACTTGCAgtaacaacagcaacaacaaaaacgGAACAAACATCGCAAGAGCCAACTTCAACTACGGTTTCGAGCGATGAGTCTTCAACTACTATCGAATTAGCCGAACAGACATCTACTCAAACGACTAGCAGTTCCTCAGGAGAGAAATCTTTGGAACTTGGCCCTGTTATCGGGGGTGCGGTCGGCGGGTTGATTATCATATGTGCGACGGTTATTGGAGGGATCTATCTTCTTCGACGAAATCGCAGGAGGGAAGACAAAGAGGATTTTCCAAAGGCGGACTCTGCAAAGACATTTTGggcgaagaatggagacaaTGTACCCCAAGAGTTACAAAGTGGTTGGATTCTTGCAGAGATGCCGGCAGAACAGAAAGCTCGAGGTCCAGTCGAGTTGGCTGCTTGA